Within Spirochaetota bacterium, the genomic segment TTTACCTACTGTAATACTGGAGAGTTATTCCGTCGGAGTTCCAGTAATATCTGCAAACAGAACAGGTATGCGAGAGATGGTAATACAGGAAAAAACAGGAATACTCTACAACTCCGTTGATGAGATAGTGTCAGAATGGAACAAAATATTCAACTTCCTCACCAAGCAACGAGACGAAATATTTGAAAACATAAAATCGCTTGTCAAGAAAAAATTCTCAACAGAATCCTTCGTAAAAGGTATTGACGAGATACTATTCGGAAGTTAGACCTGACAGAAAATGTTTCAAATTTCTCCAAATCAAGAAAGATAAGGTTTATAATGTACTGGGGTATTTGCTTTTAGTAATTGTGTATCAACAGTTTCTTTATTTCTAAAACAGTATCCCTAATTACCATACTAACTAATTGCTAATCAAGGTGCAACAACATCTTTAAGGATTGACAACATATAGTCGTGCATAAGGTTATTTGTAGCTAGTATTGTGGTTGAAGATATTGTGTATTCGTTATTGTAGTAGTCTGTAACTTTTCCACCTGCCTCCTCAACTATTATCTTACCAGCGGCAGTGTCCCAAGGTTTCAAACTCTCCTCGTAGAAGACCTCAAAACTACCCCTCGCCACGTAAGCAAGATCCATACACGCAGACCCAAGCCTCCTGAAACCCTGATGTTCCTTGAGTATAACCCTTAACGGCTTCAAAAGATCTTCAATCCTACCCTCCCTGCGATACGGAAAGCCCGTCACAGTCAATGAGTATTGAGGACTACCATTTTTAGAAACATATATCCTTCTGTTGTTCAAGAAACTACCTCCACCAAGACTAGCATAGTAAAGTTCATCAAGTATAGGATTGTAGATTACTCCAGCAACAACCTTACCATCAACCTCAACTCCTATTGATAACGCTATAAAAGGTATGGAATGTATAAAATTAACAGTCCCATCAAGAGGATCAATTATCCATCTCAAACTACTATCTGAAGATAAACCACCACTCTCTTCAGCAATTATACCTGATTTAGGATACCTCTTAAGGATACTATTTATTATCAGTTCTTCTGATTTCTTATCATACTCTGTAACAGGGTCTGCATACCCCTTCAACACATACTCAATCCCCTGCTCCTGTATCTTGTAATAACCTTCCTTTACTATTGCTCCTGCCTTGAGAACAGTTTCAATCGCAAAATCACACAACTCACGGTAAAACATACTCAAAACCCTACTCTTCCATCCTTTTCATTTTTCCTATGATATTGAAAGTAGACAAAAGCAGAAGGTGAGGATCTTATTATAGCATCTTCGTCTATCGGTATCTCATATCTTTCAAGGTATTCAAGCAAAGTTTTGTAATATTCATTTAACTTCTTCATACTATCCTCACTACCACCAACATCAGGGTGAGTATCTTTTGACATACTTCTGTAGATCCTCTTAAGAGACCTTATTGATACCCTATCCTTGAGACCAAAAAATTTTATCGCTTCCATCAGTTTCTCGTAATCCACGTTTTAATTCTTTTTGAAACAACACCAACCTTTCAAATCCCTACCTTTCAGACCTTAACTGAAGTGTCTTAATGTCTTGATAGAAGTTTGTGATACCTACCTTCGCTAATATATTCGTCCCTGATTTTATTATCTCAAGCTCAACCAAACCAACCTTCATAGTCTCTTCTGAAAACCTTTGGTCAAACACAAAGTTTCCAAGCGAATAGAAAATATATTTATCTCTATAAACTTCGTAGTTCTGTATAACATGTGGATGATGCCCTATAACTATATCCGCACCTAAATCTATACATAACTTACCTAAAACCTCCTGAAACCTATTATTCGTCTTTTTATACTCCTCACCCCAGTGAAAACTAACAACAAGAAAATCAACATTACTCTTCGCTGAAGGCACTACCTTCCTAATATACTTATCCTTTGCTATTGCTATACTTACCGGTCTTTTCTTGCTCGCTTCAAGCCCTGGGAAAAACTCCGAAAAGCCTAGAAAACCTACTTTAACTATTGAATATTCGTTAGTCTTGACAAAGATATAAAGAACTGAAGTATTGGATAAGTCAGAGAGCCCAAAGAAACCTATGTTATTTGAAGAGAGTATAGAAAGAGTATCCAAAAAAGCCTCATACCCCCAGTCGTATATATGGTTATTCGCCAGATTGACAACCCTTATATTAGCAAACTTAAGAGCCTCAACTACATTCGTTTCAAACCTAAAACTATACTTTTTAGGTATCTGATTACCTCTTGCCGATATAGGTCCTTCAAGGTTCACAACCAGAGTATCAAAACTGTAAAAATAGTTGGTGAGTTCAACAAATAGCATCTCATACCTACCACCAAAATTCTTATACACACTTCTCTTCACTCCCCTATCAAGCATCAAATCACCAGCAAATAGAATTCTAACCGTCAAGTTATCTTCATTAGCACTACATCCCGTTGAGATTGTGATTGCAAGAATAACAAAAACCAGTTTTACATACAAAAGCACGATATAATTCTGAACACTGATACTCACTGAATTCAAAACACAACATCTCCAGTTCAAGTAGTTCAAACAATTCTTTACTCCAAATACAAAGCCTCAATAAAGTTCAAAACCTACAACCAAATCAATTGTCTCCTCTTTCCCCCACACTCTAGGAGAATAAACACTTTTCTTACGAGCATCTGGAAACTGGTATGAAACAAAATTTTGAGACCAACAAGCACCCAAGACCAAAAGGAGTTGTTAAAGCAGAAAACCCAGAATCCTGTCTAGTAATCTGAATATTTAATTGCCAATTTTTGACTTAAGTTCTTCAAGTATCTTTAGTGCTTCAATAGGTGTAATTGAGAATATATCTACTCGCTTTAAGTATTCAGACACTTGCTTAAGGTTTTCTGGAATATCAAACATAAACAGAGGTGGTTGAATACTACTACCTATCTCTTTTGAAACTTTCTCTTTGACTAACCTTTGTGTGTTCTCA encodes:
- a CDS encoding inositol monophosphatase, producing the protein MFYRELCDFAIETVLKAGAIVKEGYYKIQEQGIEYVLKGYADPVTEYDKKSEELIINSILKRYPKSGIIAEESGGLSSDSSLRWIIDPLDGTVNFIHSIPFIALSIGVEVDGKVVAGVIYNPILDELYYASLGGGSFLNNRRIYVSKNGSPQYSLTVTGFPYRREGRIEDLLKPLRVILKEHQGFRRLGSACMDLAYVARGSFEVFYEESLKPWDTAAGKIIVEEAGGKVTDYYNNEYTISSTTILATNNLMHDYMLSILKDVVAP
- a CDS encoding CapA family protein; amino-acid sequence: MLLYVKLVFVILAITISTGCSANEDNLTVRILFAGDLMLDRGVKRSVYKNFGGRYEMLFVELTNYFYSFDTLVVNLEGPISARGNQIPKKYSFRFETNVVEALKFANIRVVNLANNHIYDWGYEAFLDTLSILSSNNIGFFGLSDLSNTSVLYIFVKTNEYSIVKVGFLGFSEFFPGLEASKKRPVSIAIAKDKYIRKVVPSAKSNVDFLVVSFHWGEEYKKTNNRFQEVLGKLCIDLGADIVIGHHPHVIQNYEVYRDKYIFYSLGNFVFDQRFSEETMKVGLVELEIIKSGTNILAKVGITNFYQDIKTLQLRSER